The Helicobacter cetorum MIT 00-7128 region TTCCAAACTCAAATAGAATTGACTTACCCCTGGGTCTCCTTGTCTTCCACTGCGTCCCCTTAATTGGTTGTCAATTCTCCTGCTCTCATGCCTTTCGGTGCCAATGATATACAATCCGCCAAGCTCTTTGATTTCATCAGTAAGCTTAATATCAACGCCCCTCCCTGCCATATTAGTCGCAATCGTAACCGCCCCTTTAAGCCCAGCATCTTTGATGATTTCAGCCTCTTTGGTGTGTTGCTTGGCGTTTAAAACGGTATGCGGGATTCGCTCTTTTTTGAGTAGGGCATGCAAGGTTTCACTCTTTTCAATGCTTGCTGTGCCAACCAAAACGGGCTGACCCTTAGCATGTAATTCTTTAATCTTAAGAATCACTGCATCAAATTTTTCTTTTTCACTCTTATAGATTAAATCATTCAAATCTTTGCGTTTAATTACTAAATTTGTAGGGATAGACACCACTTCCAAATTATAGATTTCTAAAAATTCTGTCGCCTCTGTTTGAGCGGTGCCTGTCATGCCAGCAAGTTTTGAATACATTCTAAAATAGTTTTGAAAGGTAATATCTGCTAGGGTTTGACTCTCTTCTTTGATGCTCACGCCCTCTTTAGCCTCTAAAGCTTGGTGTAAGCCTTCACTAAATCGTCTTCCTTCACTTAAACGCCCTGTAAATTCATCTACAATCACCACTTCATTATTAGCTACGATATAATCTTTGTCTATAAAAAAGAGATAATTCGCTTTTAGAGCTTGGTCTAAATGGTGCGATAAAGCGGCGTTTTCAATCTTATATAAATTATCCACTCCAAAGAGATTTTCAGCTTTTTTAATGCCTTCTTCAGTAATCATAATCGTGCGATTCTTTTCATCTATGGTGAAATCAGTCTCAGCTTGCATGTTTTTAGCGACTTCATCAGCTTTGTTATAATTCTCCATGCGTTTATCCACAGGCCCTGAGATGATTAAAGGGGTTCTTGCCTCATCAATTAAAATAGAATCCACTTCATCAACAATAGCAAACGCATGAGATTTTTGCACTTTATGTTCTAAAGAATACTTCATGTTATCTCTTAGATAATCAAAGCCAAATTCGTTATTGGTGCCATAAACAATGTCTTTAGAGTATATTTCTAAGCGTTCATCTTCATCTCGCACATTTGCTGTAATAGTGCCTACACTATAGCCTAAGAAATTATATAAAGGCTCCATTTCTTTGGAGTCTCTATGAGCTAGGTAATCATTCACAGTTACTACATGCACGCTTTCACCCTTAAGAGCGTTTAAAGCCACAGCTAGAGTAGCTACTAGAGTCTTACCTTCGCCGGTTTTCATTTCAGCGATTTTGCCATCATTTAAGACCATGCCCCCAATGAGTTGCACATCAAAATGACGCATACCTAAAATTCTTTTGCTTGCCTCTCTAGTTATAGCAAAGCTCTCTGGCAATACTTCCAAAAGGGTTTTTTCTTGTAAATCTTTTTCTTGAGCTTGCACACGAGTTTTTAACTCTTTAAAAGCCTCTTGAAGTTCAACATCATTCATTTTTTCATAAGCAGGCTCTAATTCATTGATAGCTAGGACTTGCTTTTTGTATTTTTTTATCCACCTATCATTTTTAGTTCCAATGACTTTCCCAATTATTTTTTTTAGCACAACAATCCTTAAGATTAGCAAGATTAGCGCTCTTATAAGTTTATAAAAGCGTCAGTTTTTTGGGAATTTTATCATGCTTATAATAAAAGTCTTGTAAAATAGCTTGTTTTATTTGACAAAAATACAAAATTTTAAGGTCTTAGTCTGTGAAAACATTTTTTTTAAAAATCCTTATGGCTCTAAGCTTGAGTTGTGCCATTATTTATGCGCAAACTTCTTTAAAAACTTCTCTTTCAACACAAGAGCAAGTTTTAAAAAATCTACAGAGCTTTAGTGCACATTTCAAACAAGTGCTAAAAGGGGAGCGCCAATTAGTTTATAGGGGGGTTTTAAGAGCTAAAGCTCCTAATTTAGCGTTGTGGGTGTATGAAAAACCACTTAAAAAAGAAATCTATATGAATGCTAAAGAAGTTACTATTTATGAGCCTCAGCTATTTCAGGCAACTATTACTAAGTTACAAGAAAAAATGGATTTTTTTACCATTCTCAAGCAACTTAAAAAACAAAAAGATGGCTCGTTTGAAACAACCATTCATAAAACTACTTATCGTTTGCGCTTTCAAGACAATAAACCAGCATTTTTAGAATTTAAAGATGAAATGAATAATTTGGTTAATATTACTTTCTCACAAGTAGAAATTAATCCTAATATTTCTAGTGAAATCTTTATTTTTACTAAAAAAGATAAAAATATTGACATTGTGCATCAATAATTTAAACTGCTTATTAGAAAAATTTAGCTAGAATGGTGGGGTATTTAAGTAATTTGTAGCAGTGGGGCTGACTTGGATTTCGACAAGATTCTTGTTGCACAGATAGCATGTCAAGTGCTTCTTGTAAAACAGCAACAACAATAACTGTAAACAATACAAATTACGCTCCAGCTTACGCTAAAGTTGCGTAAGTTAACTCCATTTGGAGCTGGACTGATTAGAATTTCTAGTGTTTTAATCACTCCATAACCCTAAGCTAGATGCGTTTAAAAAGTGGTTCGCTTTTTAAATTAAGATAAAGAACCCTTAGGATTATCTTAAGGTTTTAGAAAATTGAACCAAAGGTAGTCTTAAGGCTAAAAAACTAATCAATTTTCTAAGCATGTAGAAGTCTGTGTTTTAGAACAAGATTTTTGGACTGGGGTTCGATTCCCCACAGCTCCACCATATCAATAATGAGCGTTTTTATTTTATAGCGTATTTTTAAGGAAAACAGATGCACAAAATTCTCTCTTCTCTTACTAAATGGTTATTGCTTTCTTTTTTTGTAAGCTCGCTAATGGCTATTGATGTAGATGAGCTTTCTGAGGCTGAGGCTGATAGTGTTAAATTGAGTGATAAGCTTGTTGTTTTAAGTGATAAATTATTGGAAAAGGCAGTAGATAGAGGGCAAAATTCTAAGCAACTTGAAGAGCTTAATGCTTTACATGAAAAAATCAAGCATTTGCGCCTTAGTTTAGAGCCTAAACCTAAGGATAAAAAAAATAATCCAAATTTTAAAAACCATGAAAGTCCTGAAGTGATTGAGATTGGCGAAACAATCCGTAAGGCGCTAGGTAGCCCTATAGACCCATCAAGTGCGTTAGAAATTGCCACTCAAATTGATAAGCAACTAGATTCTTATACGCAAGCTGATGT contains the following coding sequences:
- the secA gene encoding preprotein translocase subunit SecA — its product is MLKKIIGKVIGTKNDRWIKKYKKQVLAINELEPAYEKMNDVELQEAFKELKTRVQAQEKDLQEKTLLEVLPESFAITREASKRILGMRHFDVQLIGGMVLNDGKIAEMKTGEGKTLVATLAVALNALKGESVHVVTVNDYLAHRDSKEMEPLYNFLGYSVGTITANVRDEDERLEIYSKDIVYGTNNEFGFDYLRDNMKYSLEHKVQKSHAFAIVDEVDSILIDEARTPLIISGPVDKRMENYNKADEVAKNMQAETDFTIDEKNRTIMITEEGIKKAENLFGVDNLYKIENAALSHHLDQALKANYLFFIDKDYIVANNEVVIVDEFTGRLSEGRRFSEGLHQALEAKEGVSIKEESQTLADITFQNYFRMYSKLAGMTGTAQTEATEFLEIYNLEVVSIPTNLVIKRKDLNDLIYKSEKEKFDAVILKIKELHAKGQPVLVGTASIEKSETLHALLKKERIPHTVLNAKQHTKEAEIIKDAGLKGAVTIATNMAGRGVDIKLTDEIKELGGLYIIGTERHESRRIDNQLRGRSGRQGDPGVSQFYLSLEDNLLRIFGSDRIKGVMERLGLKDGEHIESKLVTRAVENAQKKVENLHFESRKHLLEYDDVANEQRKSVYKFRDELLDVNYDISAKISENREYALNQIFSKIKAFDNQDLSKDELLGLKNMLKEDFNVDIELDSLEQAENIETFVANTLESAYENKMKSIDSEQRSRIERIVYLQILDNAWREHLYTMDNLKTGINLRGYNQKDPLVEYKKESYNLFLELIDNIKIEAIKTFSKIQFESEEDSNDAERYLDNLSEEKEQESMSYQDNLENDLVVPTKTFAKTPSRNEMCHCGSGQKYKHCCGKSGPKKGIFAK
- the lolA gene encoding LolA-like outer membrane lipoprotein chaperone gives rise to the protein MALSLSCAIIYAQTSLKTSLSTQEQVLKNLQSFSAHFKQVLKGERQLVYRGVLRAKAPNLALWVYEKPLKKEIYMNAKEVTIYEPQLFQATITKLQEKMDFFTILKQLKKQKDGSFETTIHKTTYRLRFQDNKPAFLEFKDEMNNLVNITFSQVEINPNISSEIFIFTKKDKNIDIVHQ